A single genomic interval of Rhea pennata isolate bPtePen1 chromosome 5, bPtePen1.pri, whole genome shotgun sequence harbors:
- the CELF1 gene encoding CUGBP Elav-like family member 1 isoform X2, with translation MNGTLDHPDQPDLDAIKMFVGQVPRSWCEKDLRELFEQYGAVYEINVLRDRSQNPPQSKGCCFVTFYTRKAALEAQNALHNMKILPGMHHPIQMKPADSEKNNAVEDRKLFIGMISKKCNENDIRVMFSSFGQIEECRILRGPDGLSRGCAFVTFTTRAMAQTAIKAMHQAQTMEGCSSPIVVKFADTQKDKEQKRIAQQLQQQMQQISAASVWGNLAGLNTLGPQYLALYLQLLQQTAAASSGNLNTLSSLHPMGGLNAMQLQNLAALAAAATAAQNTPSGTAALTSSSSPLSVLTSSGSSPSSSSSSSVNPMASLGALQTLAGATAGLNVSSLAGMAALNGGLGSSGLSNGTGSTMEALTQAYSGIQQYAAAALPTLYNQSLLTQQSIGAAGSQKEGPEGANLFIYHLPQEFGDQDLLQMFMPFGNVVSAKVFIDKQTNLSKCFGFVSYDNPVSAQAAIQSMNGFQIGMKRLKVQLKRSKNDSKPY, from the exons atgaatggcaCACTGGATCACCCAGACCAACCAGATCTAGATGCTATCAAAATGTTTGTGGGTCAGGTACCACGGAGCTGGTGTGAGAAGGATCTAAGAGAACTCTTTGAACAGTATGGTGCTGTCTATGAAATCAACGTCTTGCGGGATAGGAGTCAAAACCCTCCTCAAAGTAAAG GGTGCtgttttgttacattttataCCCGTAAAGCTGCACTAGAAGCACAGAATGCTCTTCACAACATGAAGATCCTTCCAGGG atgcACCATCCTATCCAGATGAAACCAGCTGACAGTGAGAAGAATAATG CAGTAGAAGATAGGAAATTGTTTATTGGAATGATATCCAAGAAGTGCAATGAAAATGATATCCGAGTGATGTTCTCCTCCTTTGGGCAGATTGAAGAATGCAGAATATTACGGGGCCCAGATGGTCTGAGCCGAG gtTGTGCATTTGTGACTTTTACAACAAGAGCCATGGCACAAACAGCAATCAAAGCAATGCACCAAGCACAAACCATGGAG GGTTGCTCTTCTCCCATTGTGGTAAAATTTGCAGACACACAAAAGGACAAAGAGCAGAAACGAATTGCTCAGCAACTCCAGCAACAAATGCAACAGATCAGTGCTGCCTCTGTTTGGGGAAACCTAGCTGGTCTGAACACACTTGGACCCCAATACTTAGCA CTTTATTTGCAGCTCCTTCAGCAGACAGCAGCTGCTTCATCTGGAAACCTGAACACATTGAGCAGCCTCCACCCAATGGGAG GATTGAATGCAATGCAGTTACAGAACCTGGCTGCATTAGCAGCTGCGGCCACTGCAGCTCAGAATACACCGAGTGGCACCGCTGCACTCACTTCTTCCAGCAGTCCCCTGAGTGTGCTCACCAGCTCAG GTTCCTCACCTAGCTCCAGTAGCAGCTCCTCTGTTAACCCAATGGCTTCTCTTGGAGCATTGCAAACACTGGCAGGGGCTACAGCAGGCCTCAATGTTAGCTCTCTAGCAG GAATGGCAGCCTTAAATGGAGGACTTGGCAGTAGTGGTCTCTCCAACGGGACAGGTAGCACAATGGAAGCACTCACCCAAGCCTATTCTGGAATCCAGCaatatgctgctgctgcattgcCCACACTCTATAATCAGAGTCTCTTAACACAGCAGAGTATTGGTGCAGCAGGAAGTCAAAAAGAAG GTCCAGAGGGAGCCAATCTGTTCATCTACCATCTCCCCCAGGAGTTTGGGGACCAGGATCTGCTGCAGATGTTCATGCCATTTGGAAACGTCGTCTCTGCAAAGGTTTTCATTGACAAGCAGACCAATCTAAGCAAGTGTTTTG gTTTTGTGAGTTACGACAATCCTGTCTCTGCGCAGGCTGCCATTCAGTCCATGAACGGCTTTCAGATTGGCATGAAACGTCTGAAAGTACAACTCAAGCGCTCTAAGAATGACAGCAAGCCATACTGA
- the CELF1 gene encoding CUGBP Elav-like family member 1 isoform X6, whose amino-acid sequence MNGTLDHPDQPDLDAIKMFVGQVPRSWCEKDLRELFEQYGAVYEINVLRDRSQNPPQSKGCCFVTFYTRKAALEAQNALHNMKILPGMHHPIQMKPADSEKNNAVEDRKLFIGMISKKCNENDIRVMFSSFGQIEECRILRGPDGLSRGCAFVTFTTRAMAQTAIKAMHQAQTMEGCSSPIVVKFADTQKDKEQKRIAQQLQQQMQQISAASVWGNLAGLNTLGPQYLALLQQTAAASSGNLNTLSSLHPMGGLNAMQLQNLAALAAAATAAQNTPSGTAALTSSSSPLSVLTSSAGSSPSSSSSSSVNPMASLGALQTLAGATAGLNVSSLAGMAALNGGLGSSGLSNGTGSTMEALTQAYSGIQQYAAAALPTLYNQSLLTQQSIGAAGSQKEGPEGANLFIYHLPQEFGDQDLLQMFMPFGNVVSAKVFIDKQTNLSKCFGFVSYDNPVSAQAAIQSMNGFQIGMKRLKVQLKRSKNDSKPY is encoded by the exons atgaatggcaCACTGGATCACCCAGACCAACCAGATCTAGATGCTATCAAAATGTTTGTGGGTCAGGTACCACGGAGCTGGTGTGAGAAGGATCTAAGAGAACTCTTTGAACAGTATGGTGCTGTCTATGAAATCAACGTCTTGCGGGATAGGAGTCAAAACCCTCCTCAAAGTAAAG GGTGCtgttttgttacattttataCCCGTAAAGCTGCACTAGAAGCACAGAATGCTCTTCACAACATGAAGATCCTTCCAGGG atgcACCATCCTATCCAGATGAAACCAGCTGACAGTGAGAAGAATAATG CAGTAGAAGATAGGAAATTGTTTATTGGAATGATATCCAAGAAGTGCAATGAAAATGATATCCGAGTGATGTTCTCCTCCTTTGGGCAGATTGAAGAATGCAGAATATTACGGGGCCCAGATGGTCTGAGCCGAG gtTGTGCATTTGTGACTTTTACAACAAGAGCCATGGCACAAACAGCAATCAAAGCAATGCACCAAGCACAAACCATGGAG GGTTGCTCTTCTCCCATTGTGGTAAAATTTGCAGACACACAAAAGGACAAAGAGCAGAAACGAATTGCTCAGCAACTCCAGCAACAAATGCAACAGATCAGTGCTGCCTCTGTTTGGGGAAACCTAGCTGGTCTGAACACACTTGGACCCCAATACTTAGCA CTCCTTCAGCAGACAGCAGCTGCTTCATCTGGAAACCTGAACACATTGAGCAGCCTCCACCCAATGGGAG GATTGAATGCAATGCAGTTACAGAACCTGGCTGCATTAGCAGCTGCGGCCACTGCAGCTCAGAATACACCGAGTGGCACCGCTGCACTCACTTCTTCCAGCAGTCCCCTGAGTGTGCTCACCAGCTCAG caGGTTCCTCACCTAGCTCCAGTAGCAGCTCCTCTGTTAACCCAATGGCTTCTCTTGGAGCATTGCAAACACTGGCAGGGGCTACAGCAGGCCTCAATGTTAGCTCTCTAGCAG GAATGGCAGCCTTAAATGGAGGACTTGGCAGTAGTGGTCTCTCCAACGGGACAGGTAGCACAATGGAAGCACTCACCCAAGCCTATTCTGGAATCCAGCaatatgctgctgctgcattgcCCACACTCTATAATCAGAGTCTCTTAACACAGCAGAGTATTGGTGCAGCAGGAAGTCAAAAAGAAG GTCCAGAGGGAGCCAATCTGTTCATCTACCATCTCCCCCAGGAGTTTGGGGACCAGGATCTGCTGCAGATGTTCATGCCATTTGGAAACGTCGTCTCTGCAAAGGTTTTCATTGACAAGCAGACCAATCTAAGCAAGTGTTTTG gTTTTGTGAGTTACGACAATCCTGTCTCTGCGCAGGCTGCCATTCAGTCCATGAACGGCTTTCAGATTGGCATGAAACGTCTGAAAGTACAACTCAAGCGCTCTAAGAATGACAGCAAGCCATACTGA
- the CELF1 gene encoding CUGBP Elav-like family member 1 isoform X3 — MNGTLDHPDQPDLDAIKMFVGQVPRSWCEKDLRELFEQYGAVYEINVLRDRSQNPPQSKGCCFVTFYTRKAALEAQNALHNMKILPGMHHPIQMKPADSEKNNVEDRKLFIGMISKKCNENDIRVMFSSFGQIEECRILRGPDGLSRGCAFVTFTTRAMAQTAIKAMHQAQTMEGCSSPIVVKFADTQKDKEQKRIAQQLQQQMQQISAASVWGNLAGLNTLGPQYLALYLQLLQQTAAASSGNLNTLSSLHPMGGLNAMQLQNLAALAAAATAAQNTPSGTAALTSSSSPLSVLTSSAGSSPSSSSSSSVNPMASLGALQTLAGATAGLNVSSLAGMAALNGGLGSSGLSNGTGSTMEALTQAYSGIQQYAAAALPTLYNQSLLTQQSIGAAGSQKEGPEGANLFIYHLPQEFGDQDLLQMFMPFGNVVSAKVFIDKQTNLSKCFGFVSYDNPVSAQAAIQSMNGFQIGMKRLKVQLKRSKNDSKPY, encoded by the exons atgaatggcaCACTGGATCACCCAGACCAACCAGATCTAGATGCTATCAAAATGTTTGTGGGTCAGGTACCACGGAGCTGGTGTGAGAAGGATCTAAGAGAACTCTTTGAACAGTATGGTGCTGTCTATGAAATCAACGTCTTGCGGGATAGGAGTCAAAACCCTCCTCAAAGTAAAG GGTGCtgttttgttacattttataCCCGTAAAGCTGCACTAGAAGCACAGAATGCTCTTCACAACATGAAGATCCTTCCAGGG atgcACCATCCTATCCAGATGAAACCAGCTGACAGTGAGAAGAATAATG TAGAAGATAGGAAATTGTTTATTGGAATGATATCCAAGAAGTGCAATGAAAATGATATCCGAGTGATGTTCTCCTCCTTTGGGCAGATTGAAGAATGCAGAATATTACGGGGCCCAGATGGTCTGAGCCGAG gtTGTGCATTTGTGACTTTTACAACAAGAGCCATGGCACAAACAGCAATCAAAGCAATGCACCAAGCACAAACCATGGAG GGTTGCTCTTCTCCCATTGTGGTAAAATTTGCAGACACACAAAAGGACAAAGAGCAGAAACGAATTGCTCAGCAACTCCAGCAACAAATGCAACAGATCAGTGCTGCCTCTGTTTGGGGAAACCTAGCTGGTCTGAACACACTTGGACCCCAATACTTAGCA CTTTATTTGCAGCTCCTTCAGCAGACAGCAGCTGCTTCATCTGGAAACCTGAACACATTGAGCAGCCTCCACCCAATGGGAG GATTGAATGCAATGCAGTTACAGAACCTGGCTGCATTAGCAGCTGCGGCCACTGCAGCTCAGAATACACCGAGTGGCACCGCTGCACTCACTTCTTCCAGCAGTCCCCTGAGTGTGCTCACCAGCTCAG caGGTTCCTCACCTAGCTCCAGTAGCAGCTCCTCTGTTAACCCAATGGCTTCTCTTGGAGCATTGCAAACACTGGCAGGGGCTACAGCAGGCCTCAATGTTAGCTCTCTAGCAG GAATGGCAGCCTTAAATGGAGGACTTGGCAGTAGTGGTCTCTCCAACGGGACAGGTAGCACAATGGAAGCACTCACCCAAGCCTATTCTGGAATCCAGCaatatgctgctgctgcattgcCCACACTCTATAATCAGAGTCTCTTAACACAGCAGAGTATTGGTGCAGCAGGAAGTCAAAAAGAAG GTCCAGAGGGAGCCAATCTGTTCATCTACCATCTCCCCCAGGAGTTTGGGGACCAGGATCTGCTGCAGATGTTCATGCCATTTGGAAACGTCGTCTCTGCAAAGGTTTTCATTGACAAGCAGACCAATCTAAGCAAGTGTTTTG gTTTTGTGAGTTACGACAATCCTGTCTCTGCGCAGGCTGCCATTCAGTCCATGAACGGCTTTCAGATTGGCATGAAACGTCTGAAAGTACAACTCAAGCGCTCTAAGAATGACAGCAAGCCATACTGA
- the CELF1 gene encoding CUGBP Elav-like family member 1 isoform X5 — protein MNGTLDHPDQPDLDAIKMFVGQVPRSWCEKDLRELFEQYGAVYEINVLRDRSQNPPQSKGCCFVTFYTRKAALEAQNALHNMKILPGMHHPIQMKPADSEKNNVEDRKLFIGMISKKCNENDIRVMFSSFGQIEECRILRGPDGLSRGCAFVTFTTRAMAQTAIKAMHQAQTMEGCSSPIVVKFADTQKDKEQKRIAQQLQQQMQQISAASVWGNLAGLNTLGPQYLALLQQTAAASSGNLNTLSSLHPMGGLNAMQLQNLAALAAAATAAQNTPSGTAALTSSSSPLSVLTSSAGSSPSSSSSSSVNPMASLGALQTLAGATAGLNVSSLAGMAALNGGLGSSGLSNGTGSTMEALTQAYSGIQQYAAAALPTLYNQSLLTQQSIGAAGSQKEGPEGANLFIYHLPQEFGDQDLLQMFMPFGNVVSAKVFIDKQTNLSKCFGFVSYDNPVSAQAAIQSMNGFQIGMKRLKVQLKRSKNDSKPY, from the exons atgaatggcaCACTGGATCACCCAGACCAACCAGATCTAGATGCTATCAAAATGTTTGTGGGTCAGGTACCACGGAGCTGGTGTGAGAAGGATCTAAGAGAACTCTTTGAACAGTATGGTGCTGTCTATGAAATCAACGTCTTGCGGGATAGGAGTCAAAACCCTCCTCAAAGTAAAG GGTGCtgttttgttacattttataCCCGTAAAGCTGCACTAGAAGCACAGAATGCTCTTCACAACATGAAGATCCTTCCAGGG atgcACCATCCTATCCAGATGAAACCAGCTGACAGTGAGAAGAATAATG TAGAAGATAGGAAATTGTTTATTGGAATGATATCCAAGAAGTGCAATGAAAATGATATCCGAGTGATGTTCTCCTCCTTTGGGCAGATTGAAGAATGCAGAATATTACGGGGCCCAGATGGTCTGAGCCGAG gtTGTGCATTTGTGACTTTTACAACAAGAGCCATGGCACAAACAGCAATCAAAGCAATGCACCAAGCACAAACCATGGAG GGTTGCTCTTCTCCCATTGTGGTAAAATTTGCAGACACACAAAAGGACAAAGAGCAGAAACGAATTGCTCAGCAACTCCAGCAACAAATGCAACAGATCAGTGCTGCCTCTGTTTGGGGAAACCTAGCTGGTCTGAACACACTTGGACCCCAATACTTAGCA CTCCTTCAGCAGACAGCAGCTGCTTCATCTGGAAACCTGAACACATTGAGCAGCCTCCACCCAATGGGAG GATTGAATGCAATGCAGTTACAGAACCTGGCTGCATTAGCAGCTGCGGCCACTGCAGCTCAGAATACACCGAGTGGCACCGCTGCACTCACTTCTTCCAGCAGTCCCCTGAGTGTGCTCACCAGCTCAG caGGTTCCTCACCTAGCTCCAGTAGCAGCTCCTCTGTTAACCCAATGGCTTCTCTTGGAGCATTGCAAACACTGGCAGGGGCTACAGCAGGCCTCAATGTTAGCTCTCTAGCAG GAATGGCAGCCTTAAATGGAGGACTTGGCAGTAGTGGTCTCTCCAACGGGACAGGTAGCACAATGGAAGCACTCACCCAAGCCTATTCTGGAATCCAGCaatatgctgctgctgcattgcCCACACTCTATAATCAGAGTCTCTTAACACAGCAGAGTATTGGTGCAGCAGGAAGTCAAAAAGAAG GTCCAGAGGGAGCCAATCTGTTCATCTACCATCTCCCCCAGGAGTTTGGGGACCAGGATCTGCTGCAGATGTTCATGCCATTTGGAAACGTCGTCTCTGCAAAGGTTTTCATTGACAAGCAGACCAATCTAAGCAAGTGTTTTG gTTTTGTGAGTTACGACAATCCTGTCTCTGCGCAGGCTGCCATTCAGTCCATGAACGGCTTTCAGATTGGCATGAAACGTCTGAAAGTACAACTCAAGCGCTCTAAGAATGACAGCAAGCCATACTGA
- the CELF1 gene encoding CUGBP Elav-like family member 1 isoform X1 has translation MNGTLDHPDQPDLDAIKMFVGQVPRSWCEKDLRELFEQYGAVYEINVLRDRSQNPPQSKGCCFVTFYTRKAALEAQNALHNMKILPGMHHPIQMKPADSEKNNAVEDRKLFIGMISKKCNENDIRVMFSSFGQIEECRILRGPDGLSRGCAFVTFTTRAMAQTAIKAMHQAQTMEGCSSPIVVKFADTQKDKEQKRIAQQLQQQMQQISAASVWGNLAGLNTLGPQYLALYLQLLQQTAAASSGNLNTLSSLHPMGGLNAMQLQNLAALAAAATAAQNTPSGTAALTSSSSPLSVLTSSAGSSPSSSSSSSVNPMASLGALQTLAGATAGLNVSSLAGMAALNGGLGSSGLSNGTGSTMEALTQAYSGIQQYAAAALPTLYNQSLLTQQSIGAAGSQKEGPEGANLFIYHLPQEFGDQDLLQMFMPFGNVVSAKVFIDKQTNLSKCFGFVSYDNPVSAQAAIQSMNGFQIGMKRLKVQLKRSKNDSKPY, from the exons atgaatggcaCACTGGATCACCCAGACCAACCAGATCTAGATGCTATCAAAATGTTTGTGGGTCAGGTACCACGGAGCTGGTGTGAGAAGGATCTAAGAGAACTCTTTGAACAGTATGGTGCTGTCTATGAAATCAACGTCTTGCGGGATAGGAGTCAAAACCCTCCTCAAAGTAAAG GGTGCtgttttgttacattttataCCCGTAAAGCTGCACTAGAAGCACAGAATGCTCTTCACAACATGAAGATCCTTCCAGGG atgcACCATCCTATCCAGATGAAACCAGCTGACAGTGAGAAGAATAATG CAGTAGAAGATAGGAAATTGTTTATTGGAATGATATCCAAGAAGTGCAATGAAAATGATATCCGAGTGATGTTCTCCTCCTTTGGGCAGATTGAAGAATGCAGAATATTACGGGGCCCAGATGGTCTGAGCCGAG gtTGTGCATTTGTGACTTTTACAACAAGAGCCATGGCACAAACAGCAATCAAAGCAATGCACCAAGCACAAACCATGGAG GGTTGCTCTTCTCCCATTGTGGTAAAATTTGCAGACACACAAAAGGACAAAGAGCAGAAACGAATTGCTCAGCAACTCCAGCAACAAATGCAACAGATCAGTGCTGCCTCTGTTTGGGGAAACCTAGCTGGTCTGAACACACTTGGACCCCAATACTTAGCA CTTTATTTGCAGCTCCTTCAGCAGACAGCAGCTGCTTCATCTGGAAACCTGAACACATTGAGCAGCCTCCACCCAATGGGAG GATTGAATGCAATGCAGTTACAGAACCTGGCTGCATTAGCAGCTGCGGCCACTGCAGCTCAGAATACACCGAGTGGCACCGCTGCACTCACTTCTTCCAGCAGTCCCCTGAGTGTGCTCACCAGCTCAG caGGTTCCTCACCTAGCTCCAGTAGCAGCTCCTCTGTTAACCCAATGGCTTCTCTTGGAGCATTGCAAACACTGGCAGGGGCTACAGCAGGCCTCAATGTTAGCTCTCTAGCAG GAATGGCAGCCTTAAATGGAGGACTTGGCAGTAGTGGTCTCTCCAACGGGACAGGTAGCACAATGGAAGCACTCACCCAAGCCTATTCTGGAATCCAGCaatatgctgctgctgcattgcCCACACTCTATAATCAGAGTCTCTTAACACAGCAGAGTATTGGTGCAGCAGGAAGTCAAAAAGAAG GTCCAGAGGGAGCCAATCTGTTCATCTACCATCTCCCCCAGGAGTTTGGGGACCAGGATCTGCTGCAGATGTTCATGCCATTTGGAAACGTCGTCTCTGCAAAGGTTTTCATTGACAAGCAGACCAATCTAAGCAAGTGTTTTG gTTTTGTGAGTTACGACAATCCTGTCTCTGCGCAGGCTGCCATTCAGTCCATGAACGGCTTTCAGATTGGCATGAAACGTCTGAAAGTACAACTCAAGCGCTCTAAGAATGACAGCAAGCCATACTGA
- the CELF1 gene encoding CUGBP Elav-like family member 1 isoform X4 has translation MNGTLDHPDQPDLDAIKMFVGQVPRSWCEKDLRELFEQYGAVYEINVLRDRSQNPPQSKGCCFVTFYTRKAALEAQNALHNMKILPGMHHPIQMKPADSEKNNVEDRKLFIGMISKKCNENDIRVMFSSFGQIEECRILRGPDGLSRGCAFVTFTTRAMAQTAIKAMHQAQTMEGCSSPIVVKFADTQKDKEQKRIAQQLQQQMQQISAASVWGNLAGLNTLGPQYLALYLQLLQQTAAASSGNLNTLSSLHPMGGLNAMQLQNLAALAAAATAAQNTPSGTAALTSSSSPLSVLTSSGSSPSSSSSSSVNPMASLGALQTLAGATAGLNVSSLAGMAALNGGLGSSGLSNGTGSTMEALTQAYSGIQQYAAAALPTLYNQSLLTQQSIGAAGSQKEGPEGANLFIYHLPQEFGDQDLLQMFMPFGNVVSAKVFIDKQTNLSKCFGFVSYDNPVSAQAAIQSMNGFQIGMKRLKVQLKRSKNDSKPY, from the exons atgaatggcaCACTGGATCACCCAGACCAACCAGATCTAGATGCTATCAAAATGTTTGTGGGTCAGGTACCACGGAGCTGGTGTGAGAAGGATCTAAGAGAACTCTTTGAACAGTATGGTGCTGTCTATGAAATCAACGTCTTGCGGGATAGGAGTCAAAACCCTCCTCAAAGTAAAG GGTGCtgttttgttacattttataCCCGTAAAGCTGCACTAGAAGCACAGAATGCTCTTCACAACATGAAGATCCTTCCAGGG atgcACCATCCTATCCAGATGAAACCAGCTGACAGTGAGAAGAATAATG TAGAAGATAGGAAATTGTTTATTGGAATGATATCCAAGAAGTGCAATGAAAATGATATCCGAGTGATGTTCTCCTCCTTTGGGCAGATTGAAGAATGCAGAATATTACGGGGCCCAGATGGTCTGAGCCGAG gtTGTGCATTTGTGACTTTTACAACAAGAGCCATGGCACAAACAGCAATCAAAGCAATGCACCAAGCACAAACCATGGAG GGTTGCTCTTCTCCCATTGTGGTAAAATTTGCAGACACACAAAAGGACAAAGAGCAGAAACGAATTGCTCAGCAACTCCAGCAACAAATGCAACAGATCAGTGCTGCCTCTGTTTGGGGAAACCTAGCTGGTCTGAACACACTTGGACCCCAATACTTAGCA CTTTATTTGCAGCTCCTTCAGCAGACAGCAGCTGCTTCATCTGGAAACCTGAACACATTGAGCAGCCTCCACCCAATGGGAG GATTGAATGCAATGCAGTTACAGAACCTGGCTGCATTAGCAGCTGCGGCCACTGCAGCTCAGAATACACCGAGTGGCACCGCTGCACTCACTTCTTCCAGCAGTCCCCTGAGTGTGCTCACCAGCTCAG GTTCCTCACCTAGCTCCAGTAGCAGCTCCTCTGTTAACCCAATGGCTTCTCTTGGAGCATTGCAAACACTGGCAGGGGCTACAGCAGGCCTCAATGTTAGCTCTCTAGCAG GAATGGCAGCCTTAAATGGAGGACTTGGCAGTAGTGGTCTCTCCAACGGGACAGGTAGCACAATGGAAGCACTCACCCAAGCCTATTCTGGAATCCAGCaatatgctgctgctgcattgcCCACACTCTATAATCAGAGTCTCTTAACACAGCAGAGTATTGGTGCAGCAGGAAGTCAAAAAGAAG GTCCAGAGGGAGCCAATCTGTTCATCTACCATCTCCCCCAGGAGTTTGGGGACCAGGATCTGCTGCAGATGTTCATGCCATTTGGAAACGTCGTCTCTGCAAAGGTTTTCATTGACAAGCAGACCAATCTAAGCAAGTGTTTTG gTTTTGTGAGTTACGACAATCCTGTCTCTGCGCAGGCTGCCATTCAGTCCATGAACGGCTTTCAGATTGGCATGAAACGTCTGAAAGTACAACTCAAGCGCTCTAAGAATGACAGCAAGCCATACTGA
- the CELF1 gene encoding CUGBP Elav-like family member 1 isoform X8, whose translation MNGTLDHPDQPDLDAIKMFVGQVPRSWCEKDLRELFEQYGAVYEINVLRDRSQNPPQSKGCCFVTFYTRKAALEAQNALHNMKILPGMHHPIQMKPADSEKNNVEDRKLFIGMISKKCNENDIRVMFSSFGQIEECRILRGPDGLSRGCAFVTFTTRAMAQTAIKAMHQAQTMEGCSSPIVVKFADTQKDKEQKRIAQQLQQQMQQISAASVWGNLAGLNTLGPQYLALLQQTAAASSGNLNTLSSLHPMGGLNAMQLQNLAALAAAATAAQNTPSGTAALTSSSSPLSVLTSSGSSPSSSSSSSVNPMASLGALQTLAGATAGLNVSSLAGMAALNGGLGSSGLSNGTGSTMEALTQAYSGIQQYAAAALPTLYNQSLLTQQSIGAAGSQKEGPEGANLFIYHLPQEFGDQDLLQMFMPFGNVVSAKVFIDKQTNLSKCFGFVSYDNPVSAQAAIQSMNGFQIGMKRLKVQLKRSKNDSKPY comes from the exons atgaatggcaCACTGGATCACCCAGACCAACCAGATCTAGATGCTATCAAAATGTTTGTGGGTCAGGTACCACGGAGCTGGTGTGAGAAGGATCTAAGAGAACTCTTTGAACAGTATGGTGCTGTCTATGAAATCAACGTCTTGCGGGATAGGAGTCAAAACCCTCCTCAAAGTAAAG GGTGCtgttttgttacattttataCCCGTAAAGCTGCACTAGAAGCACAGAATGCTCTTCACAACATGAAGATCCTTCCAGGG atgcACCATCCTATCCAGATGAAACCAGCTGACAGTGAGAAGAATAATG TAGAAGATAGGAAATTGTTTATTGGAATGATATCCAAGAAGTGCAATGAAAATGATATCCGAGTGATGTTCTCCTCCTTTGGGCAGATTGAAGAATGCAGAATATTACGGGGCCCAGATGGTCTGAGCCGAG gtTGTGCATTTGTGACTTTTACAACAAGAGCCATGGCACAAACAGCAATCAAAGCAATGCACCAAGCACAAACCATGGAG GGTTGCTCTTCTCCCATTGTGGTAAAATTTGCAGACACACAAAAGGACAAAGAGCAGAAACGAATTGCTCAGCAACTCCAGCAACAAATGCAACAGATCAGTGCTGCCTCTGTTTGGGGAAACCTAGCTGGTCTGAACACACTTGGACCCCAATACTTAGCA CTCCTTCAGCAGACAGCAGCTGCTTCATCTGGAAACCTGAACACATTGAGCAGCCTCCACCCAATGGGAG GATTGAATGCAATGCAGTTACAGAACCTGGCTGCATTAGCAGCTGCGGCCACTGCAGCTCAGAATACACCGAGTGGCACCGCTGCACTCACTTCTTCCAGCAGTCCCCTGAGTGTGCTCACCAGCTCAG GTTCCTCACCTAGCTCCAGTAGCAGCTCCTCTGTTAACCCAATGGCTTCTCTTGGAGCATTGCAAACACTGGCAGGGGCTACAGCAGGCCTCAATGTTAGCTCTCTAGCAG GAATGGCAGCCTTAAATGGAGGACTTGGCAGTAGTGGTCTCTCCAACGGGACAGGTAGCACAATGGAAGCACTCACCCAAGCCTATTCTGGAATCCAGCaatatgctgctgctgcattgcCCACACTCTATAATCAGAGTCTCTTAACACAGCAGAGTATTGGTGCAGCAGGAAGTCAAAAAGAAG GTCCAGAGGGAGCCAATCTGTTCATCTACCATCTCCCCCAGGAGTTTGGGGACCAGGATCTGCTGCAGATGTTCATGCCATTTGGAAACGTCGTCTCTGCAAAGGTTTTCATTGACAAGCAGACCAATCTAAGCAAGTGTTTTG gTTTTGTGAGTTACGACAATCCTGTCTCTGCGCAGGCTGCCATTCAGTCCATGAACGGCTTTCAGATTGGCATGAAACGTCTGAAAGTACAACTCAAGCGCTCTAAGAATGACAGCAAGCCATACTGA